The stretch of DNA TGGTTTTGACCGTGTGGATCACACATTCCCCGGGCAAATTACCAAAGAGAAACTCTGCGACATCAACCACCGCGAGCTTCTTCTGATTCTGGATCATTTCCTCGATGTTATCCTTGTTAACAGGCTCAGGTGACGAGCTGTAGGACACCCAGACGTTCAGATTCTCATCCGATGAATTAACCTGAAAGCGGCTCTTTCCTGTTGGGCAGTGGtaatctttctttctgttgaaCAAGCCTGAGGGGGACTTAAATACACGCACGGACCAGCCGACCCAGTCGTATTTCTTCTTCAATTTCTCTATGAGGGCATCGGCCAGCTGCTGGTTGGTTAGGTTGGCCTGGTCTCTCACCAGCCGACGGGAGTCCTCCATAGCCTGCTTGGGGAAGCTGTTGATGCAGTCCTCGATCACTGAGTTGATTTTTTCCTGGACAGCCTTCATCTTCTCCCCCCACTCTTGCAGAAGCTTGTCTTCCTCGTCGTATCCCTTGAGGGCGGCGTAGCCCAACAGAGCGATGATACCAATGCAGAAAAGCTTCTTCAGCCTGGCGCAGAAATCCTCCAACGGTCGGCGGCTTTTCTCCTCGTAGTTCAACACGATCTCCAGCACAGATTCCCCCGTGAAGCTTTTTCCCACCACAGCGTTGTAGAGGCTGTTAAGGTTTTTATCACCACCAGTTGCTTCGAAATGCTCCAAGAATTGGGTTTTCTTGGATTTCCTGAACTTGGCTCTGGCGTTGAGGATGTCCATGTACTTCCTAAACTGGTTCGTGATATTCTCCTCCACTGAGAAATATATGGCATCAACTCCGCTCTTCTTGATCTCCTCGTTGATCTGCTGAATCTCCTCTGAAACCACCTCCAGACGCTCCCGCACCTTCTGAAACTGCTCCTTCATGTACGTGGCCTCTTTGCTCTCCACGTTGTCCAGAGCCAGCTTCACGATGGGAGCGGCGATGGAGAAAACAGGGAAGAGGTCGCTGGCGATGCTGGCCACCACTTCAGCTCCCTGCTCGAACACTTCCATCACCGTCTCCACCAGGTCCTTCTTCTCTGATACGAGCTTTTGTAGCTGGTTGTCCATCTTTGCTGCTGCGGCTCAGACCGAGTctgacaaggaaaaaaaaaaaaaaaaaaaaagagaacgaGGGTCAACTTTCACATCCTGTTGTGATATTTAATCCAATCAGAGCCGAATAGCTTGAGCAAGAATGAGGCTGATGGTATTAACCGCTTCACtggagtgacagaaaaaaaaatttgattgacTTACGGTTTCTGCTCCAGCGGTGGACTGTGGCCTGCCCTGTTGCTCCTCTCGGCATGCAGTAACAAACTgataagaaaaagagaaacagccaAGTGAGCTTCAGCGTTGTCTGCCGGTCACACCCAGCGAGCGATGACTCAACACAGCAAAGGAATTCAGCAGCGGGGTATGACCGGCGTGGCTTTAACTGTTGTGTATATCACCGACTTTAAAAGGCTCACGTTGGGGTTGACCTTTATCTCAAACCTGACTTGGTACATACATGGAGGAGGGTTCACACAGCCAAATAATACGCTGCACAAAAGCTGATGATACACAGTTGAAATGATAACTTCTATTATGTCTACTTACCAGGCTTTACCAGGCTTTCTGTAGACTTCTCAAAGTCAATAAGTAACTTTTATGTTTGCGATTGTTAAACAACAAGGAAAATACGCCAATTTGACTCCACTCTCATATTTTAAATCTGAATATGTAGCCAGCAACCAGTTAGCGtagcacagcaacaaaaactggAGACACTGGAAATACTGGCTGTGGAACCAACACCTCTATATTTGGTTTGCTATGATTTTAAAGCCAGTTGTGTTGTTGGACTGTGAACAGGCCGTACACGCTGACTTTCCAGACTGTGTGCTCCTTTAAATAACTGAGATAaagctttgttgttgttatcttgGGACAGAGTCTGGGTCGTGTTTTCTCCGTTTGCACTCTTTGAGCTAAGCTAAGGAGCTGCTGGTTGGAGTTTCAGACTAAACAGACAGGCATAACAGTGGCATTGACCTTTTCATCTAACTCTTCAGTTGTTGTTCCTTTAAATCTAAAGTCCTATAGTTGAAGTCACACCATGAACTGAACACAAGCTAACAAAACAGTTTCCATCCagtcacatttatatttatatattactCACAGTAAGTGAGTAAGAAGGCCTCGAGTTATATTTGCAAATGTTCAACCGTCTGCTGTTATTCTGTCTCTGAATTCGTCAGCTGGGTTTTCATCATTACTCACAGCTACAGTAACATTGTGCACAAAGAGTTAGAGCAAGTAAGTcgtttcatttcttcactttaAAAACAAGACAGCCACTACTTCTCCTGGAAAATCTTAATCTAATAGAGACAACTCCTCCCAAAGGCCGGTAGCCGAGAAGTGGCTGAGTGTTGGAGCAGACTGATTTACTGGGCATGTTCAGACTTGTCCTTTTGTACAACTGGAAATGTGTAATTCGGGCAGAAATCCCATATTGGAACAAAGTGACGGTGCAAATATTCACTGACTTCACAAACTCACACTCGCTGGTCATGTTGCGGTTGTCATCGCATGCTCTGTCTTAGGTTTTCTGGCCTAAGTGCCCGTTCACtaaactgcagctgtgtcaTCTCTCCCTCAGCCGGCCGAGTCAATATGGAGGCAGCAGGCGTGGGAAGTGATTAAATTAAAGAGGTTAAACTTGCTGGACAAGGGTGCGTTTTCCAGATTAACTCAGCGAATTACCACGGAAAAGAGAGACGATGGAAAACAATCTGTCAGCTCATTCATCGGTCTCTGCTGAGGTGTGCCCTGtcctgggggtgggggggggggtgggggggggggggggtggggggggtgggggggggggtgggggggggggggcttcaccCAGCTAGACTGTGGAGGATCGCAGTGAGAGTGCAGCACCCATTTCTGAGTCTGACATGCTGCCCACCTCTACAGAAGTCCACTAACAAGACTGATCTGGATCCGTACACTGGGATTAAATCCCAACATGGACCTGCAGGCCAGATATGACAGCCAGCAGCCATGATCTTCATTATCAAAAGGCAAAGAAATGTACCAGTAAGACCTTTTAAAGATCAGCGATGAACTTGTTAAATCTCAATTTTTAATCTGTACAGCAAccaaaaagtgtaaaaacaatACAGTGCAGTTTGACTGAGGTCATATTCAGTCAGACTTTTGTCCTAACCAAACTAATGTCATGTAACATTAGTGAGATTTGCAGGTTCTGGTAGgtggatgcttttttttcctcctgtttgcTAAAACCAAGAAGACAACCTGATATTGTTGCCTCATACTCAATAAACTCACATGACACACTCgcactcaaaaataaaaaggcttaAAATTGCTTCCCCTTAATCCTTTCAAATGAGCGGCCTTTAAATATCACCCACACAGATCTGCTACACTTGCTCGGATTGTTGGATGTTTAATGTTTGCGTAGTTCCCTTGTAAAATTTGAGAGCAAGAACAACAAAGTCCAGGAAATTCCAGCAGGATGTCTGAGCATTCACATTTACTGGACCTTATTTGATTTGAGCGAGCTAAAACTGTGATTCCTGTTTCCACTGATGTTCTCTCTCCATTCCTCTTCCTTTGTGTAACTGCAGTCTTACAGCGTGTAAAACACCTTCACACAGTCAACTGAACAGGAGAGCGCTTCAAGAAATCACATTTTCAGAGAAGAAGATCAAATAACACCGATATGAGTGTGGACAAGTACAGAAGGTCGAAATTCCCCACATATCTGCAATAATACTCAGCTCAGCTGTGGGTGGACGACACATTACAGTTTAGGATTTGATATTAAAAACGTGTACAATATTATGTGACGAAGGTAAAAAGAGTGATTCCCAAATAGCTGTGATGTTTTATAATCAAGCGACGCCTTGTTGCATTTGTGACGTCTTGCGTCGAGTTGTTCGCCGTCCTACCTAAACttcacaaatcaaacaaatcgGCTCATTTAAGCGAGTTTGAGTCGATtctcaaaaaacaaagagaaggatgacagaaaaaaaaatgaccaaaagaaacaattcatttctaaaaaaaaaaacaacaaaactttaacATACAGCAGTTCAAACTGGCCCCATCTTATAAAGCTGCACTTGGAAGCACATTAATAACAACGAATCACACTTTAAAACGTGGTTTTCTCTTTTACAGGCTACTTCAGGTACTTTTATTTAAGTGTCCCTCACTTGTATCATATCATTTTCACATTGTGGTTTAGGTGCTTTTCCATAAGAAAATTTcaacacttccatcaccagtTTAAGAACTTCTAACTCACAAGATGTCAGGAATATATGATATAAAACAACATACAGCCTGTGTGGTTACAGGAAGAACTGAAGCCAGCTGATTAATGCTGTTCAGGCCTCCTAATGGACGGACGATCGATCAGAGGTCTGATTGGATCATTTTACAGCCAAACAACAGGTTAACAACGCAGATTagttcgtttgtttgttttattttattcatctcTTATTACAACACCAGAAGATCacgccttaaaaaaaaaaaaaaaaagaagtttgaaaCTTCCTGGAAGAAGTGAAGCGATGGCATCCACCGACGCCCATAAAATGGAGAAAACGTTTCGTTTTAAAGCTACATTATATCCTGCAAATGcatccaataataataataataataattcatccACCCGATAACtttctgaaatgaataaaatatgaatgatttttttttaacaacaacgCGGTGCGTCGGCGGAAAAAGCGCTCAGTTACATAACGACACTGTGGAGAGAAGTGGCTGAACAGGAATCGATCTTTTCCCATTAAAACCCGTCCTGCAGACTATTGtgttcctgttgttgttgttattgttgttgttaactACCACGTCCACTACGAAATAGTCTGCTCAGAAATGGACTCACCTTAAAGGGTTTGCGGAAGAAATGCACCGAGTTGGAAGCTGTTTGTCTTCCTATTGGTCATGTGGAGCTCATGTTACAGAGCTGAGGCACACCcatccacacagaaacacaaaaaaaagtttggagCATAATAGGTTGTTGCGATATTGTTGAATAACCTCCACCCATTTGATAAACACTATTTAAACTGCCACCATTTTTGCTGCCTGCTTGGTCatgatttgaaaaatgttggCAAAAGTTTTATGTTTGAACGAAGGAGTCcagatgacaaaaataaacattcgcagcttttgttttattacaaatCAAAGTAAAATGTACATAATAGTCTGGAAGAAGACTTCCCCGACAGCTCTGTATTGCACGAAAATCAGCAAAACTATTGGATAAGGTGTCTTTTAAACCGAAGAAGGCGCTCATGTCCACTGTTGGCATTGATATATGGCATACgaataaaaatcatcatcacagaATTCAGACAGATCAGATTATGCATCACGATACTTTTGAATAATTTTCTATCTCGGATGGAGATTTTAGCTCTCCGCtaaagacattcattcatttatttgcgTCTTGATTCTTTTGTATGCAGGCTGctctttgtgtcagtgtgtgagtctACTCAGGGTGGATGCACAGGTAGGCGCGGTTGCATTCTCCATAAAAGTAACAGTCCTCGTCGAAGTTGTTGGTCTCCACCACCTTCTTGTAATGGCTTACGGCGTGGACCAAGCAGTTGGGGAAGCTCTTCGTCAAAGACTGAGCCACCGCTATCATGTTACCCTTCAGCTTCTGCTGCTTGATCTGCTCCTGGATCTGACTCTTGTTTATGGGCTTTGGGTCGACGCAGAAAGAGACCACCACTCTCATTTTGTTCTTGGTTAGTATATCAAACCAGTTGGCCCCCTCACTTCCGTGGCACTGCTTTCCTGCGAAccagttcaaaatgaaaatgcgCTCCTTGTCGTTGAAGACCCTGATGGACCAGTTCACCCAGTCATACTTCTTCACGAGTGAATCCAGAAGCGATCTGGTAAAGTCCTGATCGACGCTGCCGGGTTTCGCCTGAAGCAGGTGCTCCATGTCCATCTTGGCTTGCTTTGGAAAGTTCTCAGTGCAGTCGTCCACAGCTGCTTTCATCCgtttctccacttcctccatCTGTACCTGCCACTTCTTCACCATCTCCTCACCGACCGCTCCCTCCTTGAGGGCGGCGTGGCCCATGACGGCGATGATGCCCACCACGAAAAGCTTCTTCAGACGGGCACAGAAGTCCTCAACTGGCCgtctgctcctctgctctgtggcgACGACTGTGTCCAGCATGGGTTGCTGTGACAGGTTCTGTCCCAAGACAGCATTGTAGAGGCCGTCCAGGTTCAGGTCTCCGTCTGTGTGCTCATAATGGCTGAGGAacttctccatcttcttctcCCTGAACTTTGGCTTGGCATTGATGAAGTCCTGGAACTTCTCATACTGGCTGAGCATTTGCGCCTCTCGATCGAAGTTCTGCTTGTTCATGGACGTCTTCTGCAGCTCCCGGGCAATTTGGCCAATCTCGTCTTGGATTCCTTCGAGTTTCTGGCTGACGAGTTCGAATTGTTTAGTCAGGTAGCGAGCTTCTTGGCCCTCCGGGTTGCTGAGCAGCTCGGCCGTAGCCCTGAACACGGCCTCCAGCACGGGGTGAAGGTTGCCCACGGTGGCAGCGAGCACCTCGGAGGCTTGTCCCATCATCTCCACACCTTTCTCAATCTTGTCGCTGTTCTGCAGGAGCCATTCTGCCACACTGATCATCTTTGTGGTATTTATCTCACGCTAACTTAGCTAATAAATTCCCACAGTCAGAGACTTGCTGGTgcctgaaagaagaaaaaacatgacaCCCTTGTAAAGATCATCACATCGTGACTTTAGAACATAtggttctcctttttttttttttattgttttatttttacttcatttggCAAATAAAGTGTGATCAGGTGACCtggagtcatttttttttctcacaggacATTttcgaaaaacaaaacaaaaccctacAGTAAAGCATACAAGTCATGTCGGCACATGTAGGCATCTGGTTTCATGCCACACCTTCAGAGCCTCACTTCATGACGGGGACTTGTTTTTTAAACCTTGGTTGGCATTGGCACATTTCGAAAAAAGCTCAAAAAAGCACATAACATTCAGATGGCAATGCTGAAGAAATATCAACCACGGTGATGTGCGCTTGTGACATATGGCATGAAGGATTGTGCAACGTTGCAGCACTAGCCCTTTGGGATGGCAATTTGTTTCACTGCTCTAACAATAGCCAAAACCTAAAGCAAACACAGATGTTCACAACATGGAGAAAAGGGTGATTTCCTTTGCTGATGATAGTATGATTTTCTACGTAAAATACTCCAGAGAAATGACCTAACTTGTTTCTCTCTTCCCAGGAGCCCATAACCAGTTCAGAAAAAGGCACACCCAGGGCTGAAGAAAACCCCCACCACTGCACTTGTCCAACAGTGCAATCACATTTCTATCTACATTACAgcctaaacacaaacaaaaaaaattttttttagaaatatctGGTTTAGGTTTGgtattaaaaatgacacaaatacagGTTTATGTGTTTAACCACATAACACAGGCTCACCAGTAATTGCTGCAGTGATGAGATCAGTGGTGTCATTTTACAGCCTTTCCTATCACAGCGCTAATTAGATTTACTCCATAAAGTCACATGCCATCAGTGCT from Echeneis naucrates chromosome 6, fEcheNa1.1, whole genome shotgun sequence encodes:
- the rpz4 gene encoding rapunzel 4, giving the protein MDNQLQKLVSEKKDLVETVMEVFEQGAEVVASIASDLFPVFSIAAPIVKLALDNVESKEATYMKEQFQKVRERLEVVSEEIQQINEEIKKSGVDAIYFSVEENITNQFRKYMDILNARAKFRKSKKTQFLEHFEATGGDKNLNSLYNAVVGKSFTGESVLEIVLNYEEKSRRPLEDFCARLKKLFCIGIIALLGYAALKGYDEEDKLLQEWGEKMKAVQEKINSVIEDCINSFPKQAMEDSRRLVRDQANLTNQQLADALIEKLKKKYDWVGWSVRVFKSPSGLFNRKKDYHCPTGKSRFQVNSSDENLNVWVSYSSSPEPVNKDNIEEMIQNQKKLAVVDVAEFLFGNLPGECVIHTVKTSKDLACSWSFSDDLHYWKEHKNIYVCVHPA
- the rpz5 gene encoding rapunzel 5; the encoded protein is MISVAEWLLQNSDKIEKGVEMMGQASEVLAATVGNLHPVLEAVFRATAELLSNPEGQEARYLTKQFELVSQKLEGIQDEIGQIARELQKTSMNKQNFDREAQMLSQYEKFQDFINAKPKFREKKMEKFLSHYEHTDGDLNLDGLYNAVLGQNLSQQPMLDTVVATEQRSRRPVEDFCARLKKLFVVGIIAVMGHAALKEGAVGEEMVKKWQVQMEEVEKRMKAAVDDCTENFPKQAKMDMEHLLQAKPGSVDQDFTRSLLDSLVKKYDWVNWSIRVFNDKERIFILNWFAGKQCHGSEGANWFDILTKNKMRVVVSFCVDPKPINKSQIQEQIKQQKLKGNMIAVAQSLTKSFPNCLVHAVSHYKKVVETNNFDEDCYFYGECNRAYLCIHPE